The following DNA comes from Cellulophaga sp. HaHa_2_95.
TTATAGCTGTTGCCTTAATTGTTTATAATGCAACCGTTATAGATTTTAACAACCCACTACAAGGAGACAGCGTTATTGCGCTTATAGGAATCGTGGCAGCGCTATGCGCTATTGTTTTAATTGTAATCTTTATGATGTCTAAGAAAATTCAGCAAAAAGTAGAAGGCAATTAGTTTACCGCTTCTACTTGTTCCTCCTGATTTAGATTCCTATTTGGATTATCCAAATCTAATACTTTAAGAAGCATACTATCATCTTGTCCTTTTATGATAGCGTATGCATTAGGATTAAATATTTGCTCTGCAATAGATGCCTTGATATACAGCTTTATTTTGCCTTCAAAATCTTTGTAATTAAAAGCATTAAATCCTTGTGCACCAAATTGAACCATATAGTCTACAAATTTCTGAAATAAGATATCATCTACCTTAAAGTTTTTGATAAACTGATCTTCGGTATAATCTTTATAACGCGTTCTGTCTTCTTCTAAATGAGTGAATGCAAACCGAGATAAGATGCCTACACTTTCTAAAGAAGAAATAGTTTCTTCATCATAATCTCCTATAGGTACAAAAACGTCTGGAATAATACCGCCACCGCCATATACTACTTTCCCTTTTGGGGTTGTAAATTTCAAGGAATCGGCCACTTTAATACTATCCACAGATACCAACTCACCACTTGAATAACGGTCTGTAAATTTCTGATAATAATCTTTATGTCCTTTGGTATAATCTTTTTGAATAGAACGCCCTGTAGGGGTATAATATCTAGAAATGGTTAAACGCACTGCAGAACCATCACCTAATTCCATTTCTCTTTGCACTAAGCCTTTCCCAAAAGATCTTCTCCCTACTATAGTCCCTACATCATTGTCTTGCAAGGCTCCTGCAATAATTTCACTAGCCGATGCCGAACGCTCATTGATCAACACATAAATAGGTTTATTTTCAAAACTTCCTTTATCGGTTGCAAAGGCTTTATCTATTTCTCCTTTTTTATTTTTAGTAAATAAAATTAATTTACCATCTACCAAAAACTCATCGGCCATTTGCTCTGCAATACCTAAGTAACCCCCTGGATTATCACGCAAATCAAGTACTAACTTCTTTGCTCCTTTTTTCTGCAACTTAGCTAATGCCTCCTTAAACTCTTTGAAGGTAGATTCTGCAAACCTATTTACTTTTATATACGCAATATCACCCTCTAGCATATAAGCGGCTTCTACACTTTTTAAAGGTATGTTACCCCTCTTTATGGTGATAGAAAATGTTTTATCATCTTGCTTACGGTAAATTTTGAGCTTTACGGAAGTCCCTCTTTTTCCTTTAAGTTTTTCAATAATAACTTCATTCGGAATATCTTTTCCAAACAAGGTATCATTATCTGCCATTAAAATACGATCACCTGGCTTTATACCTTTGTTAAAACTGGGTCCATCTTCTATAGTTCTCACTACAGAAATAGTATCTTTTTCCATAAAAAAGCTCACTCCGATTCCTACGAAATCACCTTTCATACTCTCAGATACTTTAGCCATATCTTTTTTAGGAATGTAAACGGAGTGCGGATCTAATTTATCTAGAATATTATTTACAGCAACATCCACAATACTATCTGTATTTATCTCGTCAACGTACTCGTAATCAATATAATCTATTAACCTGTTTAGCTTATCTTTTTTTGAATTGGTTGAAAATAGTTTCTCTGGAGAGTCGTTAAAATGAAGTTTTCCACCAACAAAAACACCTATTGCAAGGGATCCGGCTACTATAATAGGCCATAAATACTGTTGTTTGTTCTTCATTTAATGCGTGGTTACTTAGGATATATTTTCTTTAATTTCAGATAAATGAACTAATTCTACTCCTGCTTTTTGTAAAAATTGAAGTCCAGAATCGTCTTTATATCCATTTTGATATACAACACGTTTTATGCCAGATTGATGTATTAACTTACTACACTCCTTACAAGGTGATAAAGTAATGTATAATGTAGCGCCATTACAAGACTGCGTGGATGAGGCTACTTTAGAGATTGCATTAGCTTCAGCATGTAACACATACCATTTTGTATACCCCTCTTCATCTTCACAATGATTTTCAAAACCAGTTGGGGTGCCATTATATCCATCGGAAATAATCATCCTGTCTTTTACAATTATAGCCCCAACTTGTTTTCTTTTACAGAAAGATAATTTTCCCCACTCACTAGCCATTCTAAGGTAGGCCTTATCGTATTTTTTTTGTTTGCTATCTTTCATAAAAGCGGTAAAGGCTATTTTAATAAAGTACTAAGATACCTGCTTTCCGCTATCTCCACAACCACAAAGGGTTAATTTTAAGTGAAAATCAAAAAGGGAAAGTAGCTACCAACATTGGAATTGTGATTAAAAGTACGGCAATAGAAGCGATTATAATATATATTGACTGCTTTACCTTAAACACATTCTGCATTAACCAAGCTACTATTAAAACGGAAATAACAATTACTAATTGTGAAAGCTCTATACCAAATGCAAAACCTAACAGGGGTGTTATTTTATCTTCTTCTTCTGCCATTAGCATTTTAAAATAGTTTGAAAATCCAAATCCGTGAATTAATCCAAAACAAGCCGTTGCTATAATATGCAAAGACATGCTTTTGTGCTGCACATCTGCTTTTACATATACTAAATTAAAAACAGCAGTAATAAAAATGGTCACAGGAATTAAAAACTCTATAAAACCAACATCTACAACTAGTATTTCGTAAGTAGATAATGCCAAAGATAAACAATGTGTCGCTGTAAAAATTGATGCTAAAAGCAGCACTTTTTTCCAACTTTTAAAGCTAAAGGGAATGGTCAGCGCCGCCAGGAATAGAATATGATCATAGGCAGAAAGGTCTAATACATGCTCTAATCCCATTTTAATATAAAACCAAAAATCTCCCATAACAACATCTTAATAAGCGGCAAAATTACAATTTTTACTATTTAATACGTACAGCTTAGAGACTTAAAAGAACTCAACAAAAAAGGGCACCAGGTATATTTCATTGTGCCTTTTTAGTTTTGTTCTTAGGTTATTCCTAGCTATTCATCAGTTAAGACCACGTTCTTTTTGAATTGTTTCGTAGGCCATCTGTACTTCTTTAAATTTTTCCTCTGCCCCTTTTTTAATGGCTTGATCCTCTGTAATCACGCGATCTGGATGGTATTTTTTAGCCATAGTTCTGTAAGCCTTTTTAACATCATCATCTGTAGCAGACTTTTCTATTTCTAAAATCTTATATGCATTGTCTGCAGATTTGATAAACATAGCCTTGATGCTCTCAAATTCATTACCGCCAATTCTCAAATAACCAGCAATTTCTTGAATTTTACTTACTTCTGCCCCACTTACATTACCATCTGCCTGTGCAATAGAAAAAAGAAAGTGAATTAATTGTAACCGCACCTCTACACGCGTTCTTTGGTTCATATAATCACAGATACGTTGCGCAGACACCTCTCTCTTTTTTATCACATCATTAAATGTTCTAAAAATGGCATTGGCTTTATCTTTTCCGTAGGTAGCCACAAAGTAACGTTGCACATACTCCATTTCACTCGGACTCACCTTACCATCTGCTTTAATTACGATGGAACAAAGCGAAAGTAAATTAAGTTCAAAATCTGCAGGACTAACCGTTTTAGAATTTGTAGAAAAAGTTGTTATTTTAGTTTTACTAAATACTTTTCGAAGGATATAAAATATAACGATAAGAAAAATCCACTTCATGCTTTCAAAAATTTAGGTCAAAGATATAATTTTCCATTACAAAAAATGCTGTAATGAAAAGTTAAGGAGTTAAGAAGAACTACGACAAATTGGTTATCTTTGAATAATTATATAAATAGATTAAAAAATAAGACTATGTATCCTGCAGAATTAGTAAAACCGATGAGAGAAGACCTAGCATCTGCTGGGTTTGAAGAATTACATACCGCTGAAGCAGTTGAAAAAGCTGTTAATGCAGAAGGCACAACATTAGTAGTTGTAAATTCTGTTTGTGGTTGCGCCGCAGCTAACGCAAGACCAGCAGCAAAATTTAGCTTAACCAATAGCAAAAAACCAGATCATATTGTAACGGTTTTTGCTGGTGTAGATTTTGACGCTGTTGATAAAGCAAGAAGCTTAATGGTTCCTTTTCCTCCATCATCACCATGTATGGCATTATTTAAAGATGGCGAATTGGTTCATATGATTGAGCGTCACCATATTGAAGGTAGACCAGCAGAAGTTATTGCAGATAATTTAATGGCTGCTTATAACGAATTCTGTTAATTTTAAAATGCGGTTTATTCCTGCATTTTAAATGAAACAATAAAATTTTATTTTAAAAACCGTTCTATATAGAGCGGTTTTTTATTTTTGTACCATGCAAAAAATTCTGGCATATCCGTTAAGTGCACTCTACCTCGTTTGTTTTGGGTTGACACTTTTATTTTTTCATCCCATACAGTGGCTCGCTAATAATCTGTTTGGTTATCCGGGGCTTAAAAGAGTGGTGAGTGTTCTGAACTTTAGTTTAATGAAATGTTCTCATATTATTGGAACAAGATATAGCTTTAATAACCTCTACACACTGCCAACAGATCGTCCGTTAATTCTGGTAGCAAACCATCAAAGCATGCTAGACATTCCGCCTTTAATTTGGTATTTTCGAAAGAATCATCCAAAATTTGTTAGTAAAATAGAGCTAGGAAAAGGAATTCCGAGTGTCTCGTACAATCTAGTTCACGGGGGTTCTGTTTTAATAGACCGAAAGGATAGCAAGCAAGCACTTAGTCAGATTATAAAATTAGGAAAGTACATAGAAACTCATCAAAGAAGTGCCGTAATTTTCCCCGAAGGAACAAGGAGCAGAACAGGACATCCTAAACCTTTTCAAACCACAGGGTTAAAACTATTAATGAAAAATGCACCTTCGGCATTAATTGTTCCTATTAGCATTAACAACTCTTGGAAAACCCTTCGTTACGGAAAATTTCCTAACGGATTAGGAAGTCATATTACCTTAGATGTACATCAACCTATAGAAAACACAGGAAATCTTGATGAACTAATCGTGCAAATAGAAAAAGTTATAACCACAGGAGTACATATTTAAATGACCAACACCACTATTGTAGAAGAAACTATTGCTTTTGTAAAAGAAACGTTGCAAGGCGCAGAAGGCGGACATGACTGGTTTCATATTCAGCGCGTATTTAGAAATTCATTATTAATTGCTAAGGATGAAAAAGATATTGATATTTTGGTGGTGAGCCTTGGGGCCCTACTCCATGATATTGCTGATGCAAAATTTCACGATGGCGATGAGACAATTGGTCCTAAACTTGCCAAAGAGTTCCTTGACTCTTTAGGAGTTGACAAGGCTATTACAAAGCATGTAGTACAAATCATAGACAATATTTCCTTTAAAAAAACTTTGGAAAAAGGAGGCGTAAAATTCTCTTCTAAGGAATTGGCCATCATCCAAGATGCAGATCGTTTAGATGCTATAGGAGCCATAGGTATAGCTAGAACATTTAACTATGGTGGGTTTAAAAACAGGGAAATTTACAACCCTGATATTGCTCCTAATTTACATATGACCAAAGAAGAATACAAAAAATCTAGTGCGCCTACCATAAATCATTTTTACGAGAAATTATTGCTTTTAAAAGATAAGATGAATACCAAAAACGGGAAGATCCTTGCAAAGCAGCGACACCAGTTTATGTTAGATTACTTAGAGCAATTTTCTCATGAGTGGAATCCGCAATCGCTTTAAGCTCAAATACAACCTTATCAACAAATAGACCTAAAATCTAATTTTATTCATATCTCGCATTTACATATTGCATAATTAGCAAAATATCGTGTATTTTTAATACACATACTCAAACTAACTTATTATGCAAAGAAGAAAATTCATTAAAAATGCCGCTGCTACAACTGCTGCATTCTCCATTGTACCTAGTTTTGTTTTAGGTAAAAATCACATTCCACCAAGTGACACCCTTTACATGGCCGGTTTTGGAATTGGAGGTAGAGGTGGTGGTGTCATTAACGACCTAACCAATACTAAAAAAGTGAAATTTGTTGCGTATGCCGATGTGGATTATCGCCAAGTCAAAGACAGCCAAAAACTACATCCGAAAGCAAAATTATACAAAGATTTTAGAACTGTATACGACAAGCATCTAAATGATATTGACGCCATCATGGTGGCCACACCAGATCATACCCATGCTACAATAGCCTTACCTTTTATGCGCGCAAAAAAGCACGCCTATGTAGAAAAGCCACTTACCCATAACATTCATGAAGCTCGTCTGATGACCAAAGTTGCCAAGGAAAACGGTATCGTTAGCCAAATGGGAAACCAAGGCGCCTCTAGTGATGGTAGTAGGCAAGCAAAAGAATGGATAGATTCTGGATTCATTGGCAAAATACACAAAGTAGATTGCTGGACCAACAGACCCGTTTGGCCACAAGGAATACCCTTGCCAAAAGGAGGAGACCCCATCCCAAAAGAATTAGATTGGGATCTTTGGCTAGGCCCTGCCGCAGACAGACCTTTCTATTCGGGATACTTGCCTTTCAAATGGCGCGGCTGGTGGGATTTTGGCACTGGAGCTTTAGGTGATATGGGTTGCCATATTATGGAAACTCCGTTTAGCACATTAGGATTAGGATATCCCACAGAAGCAGAAGCCAGTTGTACCACTAATTGGGTAGGAGATTTTATAGAAGCAGATTACCACCAATCTTGTCCTGCATCATCTATCGTACGCTTAAAGTTTAATACAGAAGCACATGGCGATATTGCATTGAATTGGTATGACGGCGGACTAAAGCCAGACCTACCAGATGAATTAAAAACGGGAGAAACTATTGGTGATAATGGGGGTGGAAGCATTTTTTACGGCACCAAAGGCATCTTAGTTACGGATACGTATTCTAGGAATGCCCGATTATTACCGTCTGAAACCATGCGCATGTTTAATCCTCCAAAACCCACATTAGCCCGAATAGAAGGTGATACTGCAGGTCATGCGATGAATTTTGTAAATGGATGCATAGAAGGCACACCCACCTCATCAGATTTTGCAAAATCTGGACCCTTGACAGAGGCCGTTTTAATGGGCAACTTAGCCATTAAAGCTTACCAATACAAAGAGTTAATTCCCGGTAAAAAAATTGGTGACTGGGAACCATTTGCTTACCCCGGAAGAAGAAAAATTTTATGGGATGGTGCGCAAATGCGGGTCACTAATTATGAAAAAGCTAATGAATGGATCAAAGGATATTACCGTAAAGGTTGGGAGTTGAAATAATAGACAAAAAAAAGGCTTGGAGAAAACTCCAAGCCTTTTTCACCTAAACATAAAAACACTTAACTACAATTACCATCAACATCACAAGAACCACTAGTTTCACCAACAGGTAAAATAGTAAGTTTCTCTTCATTGTGTTTTTTCCATGCTTGGTCTAAAGCCTCAGCAAAAACTTCTGTAGGTTGTGCTCCTGAAATACCATATTTATGATCTAAAACAAAAAACGGCACTCCATTAATTCCTAGATTTCTAGCCTCTAGTTCATCCTGTCTCACTTCATAGGTGTAGTCATCAGAATTAAGCATTTCCCTTACCGCATCACCATCCATTCCTATAGCTTTTGCCAAAGCAATAAGGTGTTCGATTTCGTCTATATTTTCAGCATCTACGAGCTGTGCTTTTAACAAAGCTTCTTTAGTCGCATCTGCATATCCTTCTTTTTTCGCATAATGCAATAATCTATGAGCATTCAAAGAATTAGCAATGACCCCATCTTTTATATTAAAAGCTAATCCAACCTCACGAGCCATAGCCGTTACATTATTAAACATACCCAAAGCAGTGTCTCTATCTACATTCTTATGCTCTATAAAATATTCGGTATAATCAACCTCCGGCTTTGTTTCTAAATTAGGGTCTAACTCAAAGCTTTTCCAGTGAACCGTTATCTGGTCTTTATGAGGAAAATTTACCAAAGCGGCTTCAAATTTTCTTTTGCCGATATAGCAAAAAGGACATCTAATGTCTGACCATATATTTATTTCCATTGTCTTATTTTTTAGTGCTATTCTATTGGACGTGAAGATGTTTAAAACCTTTCTATGGCCGCATGCCAATTTTATCTTAAAATAATTTAAGCTGCCCGTCCTTATGTAATTCATGTAAGCTAGTATTTAAAGGAAGTGTATTGCTATTCTTAAAATAAGTTCTTTTTGCTAAACGCATTAAATCATGAATTTGCGTCGCTATTTTACCTTCTCCTCTGCTCCGTATACCAAAGCGACTATCGTTTAATGTTCCTCCGTGACATTCTTCTATCTGATGAAGCACTTTTGAGGCCCTATCTGGCATTGTTTTCTGTATCCAATCCGTAAAAATTTGTCCAATGGCACCATTTAATCTCACAACAGTAAATCCAAAAGAGCTTGCCCCATTTTCTGCCACAGTCTTTGCCAGATGTAAAATTTCATGGCTATTTATTCCAGGGATAATGGGGGCCAACATAGCGTTTACTGGAATTCCGTTTTCACTTAAAATCTTTATAGTCTCTAAGCGCTTTTTAATTGTAGTAGTTCTAGGCTCTAGAAGTCTTCTTGTTTCTTCAGACAAAGAAGTAACAGAAACATTCACGTATATCAAGTGGTCTTTAGCTAAGGCTTTTAAAAGCTCTAAATCGCGCAGAATTAATGCATTTTTAGTAATAATACTCACAGGATGTTTGTACTTCAAAAATAGCTCTAGACAAGATTTTGTTAATTCAAACTGTTTCTCCGCAGGTTGGTAACAATCTGTATTTCCTGAAAGAACAATAGTTTGTGCCTTCCAGTGTTTACTCTTGAATTTGGCCTCTAAAAGTTTTGGCGCATCTTTTTTTACTAAAATAGTTCGTTCAAAATCGAGCCCTGGACTATACCCCCAAA
Coding sequences within:
- a CDS encoding PA0069 family radical SAM protein, which encodes MHSKNYIKGRGAQHNNTNKFSEFKYETRDDFLEFCRIEGEEADSNKTQYLPIFPKTIVNKVTSPDIGMEYSMNPYQGCEHGCIYCYARNTHEFWGYSPGLDFERTILVKKDAPKLLEAKFKSKHWKAQTIVLSGNTDCYQPAEKQFELTKSCLELFLKYKHPVSIITKNALILRDLELLKALAKDHLIYVNVSVTSLSEETRRLLEPRTTTIKKRLETIKILSENGIPVNAMLAPIIPGINSHEILHLAKTVAENGASSFGFTVVRLNGAIGQIFTDWIQKTMPDRASKVLHQIEECHGGTLNDSRFGIRSRGEGKIATQIHDLMRLAKRTYFKNSNTLPLNTSLHELHKDGQLKLF
- a CDS encoding S41 family peptidase, which gives rise to MKNKQQYLWPIIVAGSLAIGVFVGGKLHFNDSPEKLFSTNSKKDKLNRLIDYIDYEYVDEINTDSIVDVAVNNILDKLDPHSVYIPKKDMAKVSESMKGDFVGIGVSFFMEKDTISVVRTIEDGPSFNKGIKPGDRILMADNDTLFGKDIPNEVIIEKLKGKRGTSVKLKIYRKQDDKTFSITIKRGNIPLKSVEAAYMLEGDIAYIKVNRFAESTFKEFKEALAKLQKKGAKKLVLDLRDNPGGYLGIAEQMADEFLVDGKLILFTKNKKGEIDKAFATDKGSFENKPIYVLINERSASASEIIAGALQDNDVGTIVGRRSFGKGLVQREMELGDGSAVRLTISRYYTPTGRSIQKDYTKGHKDYYQKFTDRYSSGELVSVDSIKVADSLKFTTPKGKVVYGGGGIIPDVFVPIGDYDEETISSLESVGILSRFAFTHLEEDRTRYKDYTEDQFIKNFKVDDILFQKFVDYMVQFGAQGFNAFNYKDFEGKIKLYIKASIAEQIFNPNAYAIIKGQDDSMLLKVLDLDNPNRNLNQEEQVEAVN
- a CDS encoding TerB family tellurite resistance protein, which translates into the protein MKWIFLIVIFYILRKVFSKTKITTFSTNSKTVSPADFELNLLSLCSIVIKADGKVSPSEMEYVQRYFVATYGKDKANAIFRTFNDVIKKREVSAQRICDYMNQRTRVEVRLQLIHFLFSIAQADGNVSGAEVSKIQEIAGYLRIGGNEFESIKAMFIKSADNAYKILEIEKSATDDDVKKAYRTMAKKYHPDRVITEDQAIKKGAEEKFKEVQMAYETIQKERGLN
- a CDS encoding HD domain-containing protein, which produces MTNTTIVEETIAFVKETLQGAEGGHDWFHIQRVFRNSLLIAKDEKDIDILVVSLGALLHDIADAKFHDGDETIGPKLAKEFLDSLGVDKAITKHVVQIIDNISFKKTLEKGGVKFSSKELAIIQDADRLDAIGAIGIARTFNYGGFKNREIYNPDIAPNLHMTKEEYKKSSAPTINHFYEKLLLLKDKMNTKNGKILAKQRHQFMLDYLEQFSHEWNPQSL
- a CDS encoding Gfo/Idh/MocA family protein — protein: MQRRKFIKNAAATTAAFSIVPSFVLGKNHIPPSDTLYMAGFGIGGRGGGVINDLTNTKKVKFVAYADVDYRQVKDSQKLHPKAKLYKDFRTVYDKHLNDIDAIMVATPDHTHATIALPFMRAKKHAYVEKPLTHNIHEARLMTKVAKENGIVSQMGNQGASSDGSRQAKEWIDSGFIGKIHKVDCWTNRPVWPQGIPLPKGGDPIPKELDWDLWLGPAADRPFYSGYLPFKWRGWWDFGTGALGDMGCHIMETPFSTLGLGYPTEAEASCTTNWVGDFIEADYHQSCPASSIVRLKFNTEAHGDIALNWYDGGLKPDLPDELKTGETIGDNGGGSIFYGTKGILVTDTYSRNARLLPSETMRMFNPPKPTLARIEGDTAGHAMNFVNGCIEGTPTSSDFAKSGPLTEAVLMGNLAIKAYQYKELIPGKKIGDWEPFAYPGRRKILWDGAQMRVTNYEKANEWIKGYYRKGWELK
- a CDS encoding BrxA/BrxB family bacilliredoxin, with the protein product MYPAELVKPMREDLASAGFEELHTAEAVEKAVNAEGTTLVVVNSVCGCAAANARPAAKFSLTNSKKPDHIVTVFAGVDFDAVDKARSLMVPFPPSSPCMALFKDGELVHMIERHHIEGRPAEVIADNLMAAYNEFC
- a CDS encoding HupE/UreJ family protein; the protein is MGDFWFYIKMGLEHVLDLSAYDHILFLAALTIPFSFKSWKKVLLLASIFTATHCLSLALSTYEILVVDVGFIEFLIPVTIFITAVFNLVYVKADVQHKSMSLHIIATACFGLIHGFGFSNYFKMLMAEEEDKITPLLGFAFGIELSQLVIVISVLIVAWLMQNVFKVKQSIYIIIASIAVLLITIPMLVATFPF
- a CDS encoding DsbA family protein encodes the protein MEINIWSDIRCPFCYIGKRKFEAALVNFPHKDQITVHWKSFELDPNLETKPEVDYTEYFIEHKNVDRDTALGMFNNVTAMAREVGLAFNIKDGVIANSLNAHRLLHYAKKEGYADATKEALLKAQLVDAENIDEIEHLIALAKAIGMDGDAVREMLNSDDYTYEVRQDELEARNLGINGVPFFVLDHKYGISGAQPTEVFAEALDQAWKKHNEEKLTILPVGETSGSCDVDGNCS
- a CDS encoding 1-acyl-sn-glycerol-3-phosphate acyltransferase yields the protein MQKILAYPLSALYLVCFGLTLLFFHPIQWLANNLFGYPGLKRVVSVLNFSLMKCSHIIGTRYSFNNLYTLPTDRPLILVANHQSMLDIPPLIWYFRKNHPKFVSKIELGKGIPSVSYNLVHGGSVLIDRKDSKQALSQIIKLGKYIETHQRSAVIFPEGTRSRTGHPKPFQTTGLKLLMKNAPSALIVPISINNSWKTLRYGKFPNGLGSHITLDVHQPIENTGNLDELIVQIEKVITTGVHI
- a CDS encoding dCMP deaminase family protein, with translation MKDSKQKKYDKAYLRMASEWGKLSFCKRKQVGAIIVKDRMIISDGYNGTPTGFENHCEDEEGYTKWYVLHAEANAISKVASSTQSCNGATLYITLSPCKECSKLIHQSGIKRVVYQNGYKDDSGLQFLQKAGVELVHLSEIKENIS